A stretch of Leucobacter aridicollis DNA encodes these proteins:
- a CDS encoding ArsR/SmtB family transcription factor, translating into MEGTSSPELAAMAAVFANEARATMLLVMLDGRAWTLTELSNAASIARSSASEHADKLLTAGLVEEVRQGRHRYLRIAGSRAAALVEHLAAFSGRVRPAPQSLGAQHRDRAIRDARTCYRHLAGKLGVALADSMREQGLIASDFSLSDRGRVWLERLGIELPTRPNRPLTRPCLDWTERREHVAGLAAELLLETCRERAWIEPVAPRSRAVRLTAAGQLGLSGLLAPAPWDAAPTARIGNAEI; encoded by the coding sequence ATGGAGGGGACGAGCAGCCCGGAGCTGGCAGCAATGGCTGCTGTCTTCGCCAACGAAGCTCGCGCAACGATGCTGCTGGTCATGCTCGACGGCAGGGCATGGACGCTCACGGAACTGTCCAACGCCGCCAGCATCGCAAGGTCGTCCGCGAGCGAACATGCCGACAAACTGCTGACGGCGGGCCTCGTCGAAGAAGTGCGGCAGGGACGGCACCGGTATCTCCGGATAGCCGGCAGCCGCGCCGCGGCATTGGTCGAGCATCTCGCGGCGTTTTCCGGCCGTGTCCGGCCGGCACCTCAGTCGCTTGGGGCCCAGCACCGTGATCGGGCTATCCGGGATGCTCGAACCTGCTACCGCCACCTCGCGGGCAAACTCGGCGTCGCACTCGCCGACAGTATGCGAGAGCAGGGCCTCATCGCGTCTGACTTCTCGCTCTCCGATCGGGGGCGAGTCTGGTTGGAGCGGCTCGGGATCGAGTTGCCGACGCGACCGAACCGCCCCCTCACGCGTCCGTGCCTCGACTGGACCGAACGCCGCGAGCACGTGGCTGGGCTGGCCGCGGAATTGTTGCTCGAGACGTGCCGGGAGCGCGCATGGATCGAGCCCGTAGCTCCTCGCAGTCGAGCAGTGCGGCTCACCGCGGCAGGACAACTGGGGCTCTCTGGTCTGCTCGCGCCAGCTCCCTGGGACGCAGCGCCCACTGCGCGCATAGGAAACGCTGAGATCTAG